A DNA window from Pyrus communis chromosome 3, drPyrComm1.1, whole genome shotgun sequence contains the following coding sequences:
- the LOC137729489 gene encoding large ribosomal subunit protein eL32z-like — protein MAVPLLKKSIVKKRVKHFKRPQSDRKASVKPSWRRPKGIDSRVRRKFKGCVLMPNIGYGSDKKTRHYLPNHFKKFVVHNVKELELLMMHNRTYCAEIAHNVSTRKRKEIVERAAQLDVVVTNKLARLRSQEDE, from the exons ATGGCGGTGCCGTTGCTGAAGAAATCGATCGTGAAGAAGCGGGTCAAGCATTTCAAGAGGCCCCAGAGCGACCGCAAGGCCTCCGTCAAG CCCAGCTGGAGAAGACCAAAGGGTATTGATTCTCGTGTTAGAAGGAAGTTCAAGGGATGTGTTCTCATGCCCAACATTGGATATGGGTCAGACAAGAAGACCCGTCATTATCTTCCCAATCATTTCAAGAAGTTTGTTGTGCACAACGTCAAGGAGCTCGAACTGCTGATGATGCACAATAG GACCTACTGCGCCGAGATTGCACACAATGTGTcgacaaggaagaggaaagaaatAGTTGAGAGAGCCGCCCAGCTTGACGTTGTTGTTACGAACAAGTTGGCCAGGTTGCGCAGCCAGGAAGATGAATGA